One window of Sulfurospirillum sp. 1612 genomic DNA carries:
- the dcd gene encoding dCTP deaminase, giving the protein MGLKSDHWIREKSIKENMISPFCENQVGTDVVSYGVSSYGYDIRVGDEFKIFTNVSSTVVDPKDFNEKNIVDFKGDVCIVPPNSFALARTVEYFKIPKNVLAICLGKSTYARCGIIVNVTPFEPEFEGHITIEISNTTPLPAKIYANEGIAQVLFLEGDEQCQTTYKDKKGKYQGQEGITLPRILK; this is encoded by the coding sequence ATGGGATTGAAGTCTGATCACTGGATAAGAGAGAAATCAATAAAAGAAAACATGATAAGTCCGTTTTGCGAAAATCAAGTCGGAACCGACGTAGTAAGCTATGGTGTCAGCAGTTATGGATACGATATTCGGGTAGGAGATGAGTTTAAAATCTTCACCAATGTCAGCTCCACTGTGGTAGATCCAAAAGATTTTAATGAAAAAAATATCGTTGATTTTAAGGGCGATGTATGCATCGTACCTCCAAACTCTTTTGCTCTAGCACGCACGGTGGAATACTTCAAAATTCCCAAAAATGTCTTGGCCATTTGTCTGGGCAAAAGCACTTATGCCAGATGTGGTATTATCGTCAATGTGACACCTTTTGAGCCAGAATTTGAAGGCCACATCACGATAGAGATTTCCAACACTACGCCACTTCCTGCTAAAATCTATGCCAATGAAGGCATCGCGCAGGTCTTGTTTTTAGAAGGGGATGAACAGTGTCAAACCACCTATAAAGACAAAAAAGGCAAATACCAAGGACAAGAGGGCATCACGCTCCCTAGAATCCTAAAATAA
- a CDS encoding alpha/beta hydrolase: MKIIFFLVVLAYLGAVAYLYFFQNRLLFNTRAIDKNPPFHLPNTKELSLKIDHDVILDGIYRYANQKDAPLIIYFGGNADDATRILLHVQHLRDFDWLAFNYRGYLKSSGKPSEKNLFSDALKIYDTYGADKKVILIGRSLGTGVATYLASQRKVSGLVLITPYDSIASIAKENYPIFPIGLLLKNKFESTKYMAHVKNPVALIEVAGDTMITHQHFVKLKESVPNLSSNITLEGSTHADVLENKDFEKTLKEVIHKMH; this comes from the coding sequence TTGAAAATAATCTTTTTTTTAGTGGTATTGGCATATCTTGGCGCTGTGGCGTATCTGTATTTTTTCCAAAACAGACTGCTTTTTAATACCCGAGCCATAGATAAAAACCCTCCCTTTCACCTGCCCAATACAAAAGAGCTCTCTCTCAAAATAGATCATGATGTTATTTTGGATGGAATCTATCGATACGCCAACCAAAAGGATGCTCCTTTGATTATCTATTTTGGTGGTAATGCGGATGATGCGACACGGATTTTGCTTCATGTCCAACATTTGCGTGATTTTGATTGGCTTGCTTTTAATTATCGCGGGTATCTAAAAAGTAGTGGTAAGCCCAGTGAAAAAAATCTTTTTAGCGATGCTTTGAAGATTTATGATACATATGGCGCAGATAAAAAAGTGATTCTTATCGGTAGAAGTTTAGGTACAGGTGTTGCAACCTATCTTGCTAGCCAAAGAAAGGTGAGTGGATTGGTACTCATCACCCCGTATGATTCTATTGCGTCCATTGCCAAAGAGAACTATCCTATCTTTCCTATTGGATTGCTGTTAAAAAACAAGTTTGAATCGACAAAATATATGGCGCATGTGAAAAATCCCGTGGCCCTCATCGAAGTCGCGGGGGATACGATGATTACGCACCAACATTTTGTCAAACTCAAAGAAAGCGTCCCCAATCTCTCTTCTAACATCACGCTTGAGGGGAGTACGCATGCAGATGTTTTGGAAAACAAAGATTTTGAAAAGACGCTCAAAGAAGTGATTCATAAGATGCACTAA
- a CDS encoding flagellin N-terminal helical domain-containing protein: MGFRINTNVAAMTAHMYATQNNLGLDKSLASLSSGLRINKAADDASGLAIANQLQAQASGLGQAISNANDGINLVQTADGALQEYGNIINTIRTKAIQAASDGQNTDSRAAIQRDVNKLLEEAQNIATTTSFNGQNLLDGTFTNKSFQIGAYANQTVGISISNAQTSSIGAYASVDSTATTAGVALSATFAINGVLTGASVADNASGANTTAHSANSAWAKAVQINSITDATGVKATAETTVTGTAAVTAGTIAAGDLTINGVDIGAVTVSSNDSDGSLTNAINAVSNQTGVVATLDAGKLVLTANDGSDITLGGANSTDAVTHTGDNSATITNTGVVSLTSANAITVTAAGTDLGFTSGTTSATNAINTADVSTSAKAQKTILGMSYALTDIDTIRSQLGSVQNQLQSTVSNISVTQVNVTAAQSAIMDVDFAEESATFSKHNILAQSGSYAMSQANTVQQNVLKLLQ; encoded by the coding sequence ATGGGATTTAGAATTAACACAAACGTTGCGGCGATGACCGCTCACATGTATGCGACACAAAACAACTTGGGATTGGACAAATCTCTTGCTAGTTTGAGTTCTGGTTTGAGAATCAACAAAGCAGCAGATGATGCCTCAGGTTTGGCGATTGCCAATCAATTGCAAGCACAAGCTAGTGGTTTGGGACAAGCGATTTCAAATGCTAATGATGGTATCAACTTGGTACAAACAGCCGATGGTGCATTGCAAGAATATGGCAATATTATTAACACCATCAGAACCAAAGCAATCCAAGCTGCAAGTGATGGTCAAAATACAGATTCAAGAGCAGCAATCCAAAGAGACGTTAACAAATTGCTAGAAGAAGCTCAAAATATTGCTACGACTACTTCTTTTAATGGTCAAAATCTTTTGGATGGGACTTTTACAAACAAAAGTTTTCAAATTGGTGCTTATGCGAATCAAACCGTTGGTATTAGTATTTCAAACGCTCAAACTAGCTCTATTGGTGCCTATGCTTCTGTTGATAGTACCGCTACCACAGCAGGTGTAGCATTGAGTGCTACTTTTGCTATCAATGGTGTTTTGACTGGTGCGAGTGTTGCAGATAATGCTTCTGGAGCCAATACTACGGCGCACTCAGCTAACTCTGCGTGGGCAAAAGCAGTTCAAATCAACTCTATTACTGATGCCACAGGGGTTAAAGCGACTGCTGAAACTACAGTAACGGGAACTGCCGCTGTGACTGCTGGCACTATAGCTGCTGGAGATCTTACTATTAATGGTGTTGATATTGGTGCCGTTACAGTTTCTAGCAATGATTCTGATGGGTCATTGACAAATGCTATCAATGCCGTGTCTAATCAAACGGGTGTTGTTGCGACTCTTGATGCGGGTAAATTAGTATTAACAGCCAATGATGGTAGTGATATTACATTAGGTGGTGCTAATAGTACGGATGCCGTAACCCATACAGGGGATAACTCTGCAACTATTACCAACACAGGTGTGGTTTCTTTGACATCGGCTAATGCCATTACGGTGACTGCTGCTGGTACAGATTTAGGGTTCACATCAGGAACTACTAGTGCTACAAACGCTATCAATACAGCAGATGTTAGTACGAGTGCAAAAGCACAAAAAACTATTCTTGGTATGAGTTATGCGTTAACTGATATTGATACGATTAGATCTCAATTGGGTTCTGTTCAAAATCAATTGCAATCAACTGTGAGCAATATCTCTGTTACCCAAGTGAATGTAACCGCAGCACAATCTGCAATTATGGATGTTGACTTCGCAGAAGAATCAGCAACTTTCTCAAAACATAACATTTTGGCACAATCAGGAAGTTATGCGATGAGTCAAGCCAACACCGTACAACAAAACGTTCTAAAATTACTTCAGTAA
- the topA gene encoding type I DNA topoisomerase, producing the protein MKNLIIVESPTKAKTIKNFLGKDYAVIASKGHVRDLPKSSFGIKIEDNTFTPEYRTPKDHSAIVKEIKALAKNAETIYIATDEDREGEAIGFHIATAIGKKPEELPRIVFHEITQNAITHALENPRTLDFSSINAQQTRRLLDRIVGYKLSPLLASKIQKGLSAGRVQSSSLKIIVDREKEIRAFKPQEFWSIDALFNKNIESLLVEFDGQKIEKMTISMKDRANEIVSRLKNETYTVGKIERKERKSRTNPPFMTSTLQQNASSMLGFSPKKTMMLAQNLYEGVKTHKGTMGVITYMRTDSLNIAKEAIEEARHQILEQFGEKYLPKKPNYYKSSSKGAQEAHEAIRPTVLDFTPELAKTYLEPDQLKLYTLIYNRFLASQMNDALFESQTLIFASESGKFKASGRKLLFDGFYRVYGASDKDKLLPDLSQGQEVSLDKLDANQHFTEPPARFSEASLIKKLESLGIGRPSTYAPTISTLSARSYITIEKKQIIPSEIAFTVIELLEKNFPSIVDSSFTSEMEEKLDLIAEDSADWQQTLSEFYGPFIERVEEGKKNIKSQKVVIPTGEICPECGGELVKRKGRFGEFISCNNFPKCKYTRNLGKTEKKPLKTIDVKCPECGGDIVERTSRRGKFFGCANYPKCKFISNYEPTNRKCSECGGMMVTRELRKKQIFECIKCKHREDADA; encoded by the coding sequence ATGAAAAATTTAATCATAGTAGAATCACCAACAAAAGCAAAAACCATCAAGAATTTCTTAGGCAAAGATTACGCTGTCATCGCATCAAAAGGACATGTCAGAGACCTTCCCAAGAGTAGTTTCGGTATCAAAATCGAGGACAATACCTTTACGCCAGAGTATCGCACCCCCAAAGATCACTCCGCTATTGTCAAGGAAATCAAGGCTTTAGCCAAAAATGCAGAAACCATCTATATCGCAACCGATGAGGATCGTGAGGGAGAAGCCATAGGATTTCACATCGCCACAGCAATTGGCAAAAAACCCGAAGAACTTCCCCGCATCGTCTTTCATGAAATCACGCAAAATGCCATCACGCATGCCCTAGAAAATCCTCGTACACTAGATTTTTCGAGTATCAATGCGCAACAAACCCGAAGATTACTCGATCGCATCGTCGGATACAAACTCTCACCGTTATTGGCTTCCAAAATCCAAAAGGGGCTTAGTGCTGGAAGGGTGCAATCTTCGAGTTTGAAAATCATCGTCGATCGTGAGAAAGAGATTCGTGCCTTTAAACCGCAAGAGTTTTGGAGTATCGATGCCCTCTTTAATAAAAATATCGAATCCCTTCTTGTGGAATTTGACGGACAAAAAATAGAGAAAATGACCATATCGATGAAAGACCGCGCGAATGAAATCGTATCACGGTTAAAAAATGAAACGTATACCGTAGGAAAAATCGAGCGAAAAGAGCGCAAAAGCAGAACCAATCCCCCGTTTATGACCTCAACACTCCAACAAAATGCTTCCAGCATGCTCGGATTTTCTCCGAAAAAAACCATGATGCTAGCACAAAATCTCTACGAAGGGGTCAAAACCCACAAAGGGACGATGGGGGTCATCACCTATATGCGAACCGATTCTCTTAATATTGCCAAAGAAGCGATTGAGGAAGCACGCCATCAAATCCTAGAGCAATTTGGAGAAAAATATCTCCCTAAAAAACCAAATTATTATAAATCAAGTAGCAAAGGCGCGCAAGAGGCGCATGAGGCAATCCGCCCGACGGTATTGGATTTCACGCCTGAGCTTGCCAAAACCTATTTAGAGCCTGATCAACTCAAACTCTACACTTTGATTTACAATCGTTTTCTTGCCTCTCAGATGAATGATGCCTTGTTTGAATCCCAAACGCTCATCTTCGCCAGCGAAAGTGGTAAATTTAAAGCCAGTGGACGCAAACTCTTGTTTGATGGGTTTTATAGAGTCTATGGCGCCAGCGACAAAGACAAACTCTTACCAGATCTCTCCCAAGGTCAAGAAGTCAGTTTAGACAAACTCGATGCCAATCAACATTTTACCGAGCCGCCGGCCAGATTTTCAGAAGCCAGCTTAATCAAAAAGCTAGAATCTTTGGGCATTGGGAGACCTTCTACTTATGCACCGACTATCTCAACACTCAGCGCACGCTCTTATATCACAATAGAAAAAAAACAGATTATTCCTAGTGAGATTGCTTTTACCGTTATCGAACTACTAGAGAAAAATTTTCCGAGTATTGTGGATTCTTCTTTTACTTCGGAAATGGAAGAAAAACTTGATCTTATCGCAGAAGATTCTGCCGATTGGCAACAAACATTGAGTGAATTTTATGGTCCTTTTATCGAGCGCGTTGAAGAGGGAAAGAAAAATATCAAAAGCCAAAAAGTCGTCATCCCAACGGGTGAAATTTGTCCCGAATGTGGCGGCGAACTCGTCAAGCGAAAAGGACGTTTTGGTGAATTTATATCATGTAATAATTTTCCAAAATGTAAATACACCAGAAATCTCGGTAAAACCGAGAAAAAACCTCTCAAAACGATTGATGTCAAATGTCCCGAATGTGGTGGCGATATCGTAGAGCGCACCTCAAGAAGAGGGAAGTTTTTTGGCTGTGCCAACTATCCAAAATGTAAATTTATCTCCAACTACGAACCCACCAATCGCAAATGTTCTGAATGTGGTGGCATGATGGTGACACGCGAACTGAGAAAAAAACAGATTTTTGAATGCATCAAATGCAAACACAGAGAAGATGCCGATGCCTAA
- a CDS encoding biotin synthase → MPKEIFLCAISNISSGSCLEDCGFCTQSLAHHADIQRYKYKKIPTIVAEAKRAKANGAIGFCLVTSGKGLDDTKLSFVCEAAQAIQKECDELNLIACNGLASLEQLKTLKKAGITLYNHNLESSKNFYNTLCSTHTWEERYATCLHAKEAGLHLISGGIFGLGESDEDRASFVQSIKSLDPFTIPLNFFHPNPALPIKTTPMDEDHALTLVRYVKAAIPQARLMIAGGREITFTKHPGAIFEAGADAIVIGDYLTTAGDTPSHDKLMIQEAGYTIATYCHE, encoded by the coding sequence ATGCCTAAAGAGATATTTTTGTGTGCCATTAGCAATATATCCAGCGGAAGCTGTCTGGAAGATTGTGGCTTTTGCACTCAAAGTCTCGCACATCATGCTGATATCCAAAGATATAAATACAAAAAAATACCAACAATTGTAGCAGAAGCCAAAAGAGCCAAAGCAAACGGTGCTATTGGCTTTTGCTTAGTCACCTCAGGCAAGGGTCTGGATGATACAAAACTCTCTTTTGTGTGCGAAGCAGCGCAAGCCATCCAAAAAGAGTGCGATGAGCTCAACCTCATTGCCTGCAATGGTCTGGCCTCACTCGAACAACTCAAAACGCTCAAAAAAGCGGGCATCACACTCTATAATCACAATTTGGAGAGTTCCAAAAACTTTTACAACACGCTCTGCAGTACACATACTTGGGAAGAGCGCTATGCGACATGTCTTCATGCCAAAGAAGCCGGATTACACCTTATAAGCGGAGGAATTTTTGGCTTGGGCGAGAGCGATGAGGATCGCGCCTCCTTTGTGCAAAGTATCAAATCACTCGATCCCTTCACCATCCCTTTGAATTTTTTTCATCCCAATCCTGCCCTGCCCATCAAGACAACACCCATGGACGAAGATCACGCACTCACACTGGTTCGCTATGTCAAAGCAGCAATCCCGCAGGCGAGACTGATGATTGCCGGAGGAAGAGAGATTACCTTCACAAAACATCCAGGAGCTATTTTTGAAGCGGGTGCCGATGCGATAGTCATAGGAGACTATTTAACCACTGCCGGTGACACCCCGAGTCATGACAAGCTCATGATACAAGAAGCCGGATACACCATCGCTACTTATTGTCATGAATGA
- a CDS encoding cation:proton antiporter — protein MNEIAIIVTISVILSISPFFSKLLRIPTPAIEIMMGTIGAYYGFLSDHYLFKLIAEVGFFYLMFMAGMEVDLRLFNNKKAPIMREGFLYLVLLYAVSFLGILYFDLDKILIILLPMISVGLILALHKDYGKDARWLNLSMVVGTMGELTSIALLTFAGAALEYGIGIELYKTILYLVLFLLGIFLLFKCLRIVFWWYPELKTFLMPHFDKEEKDIRLSMAIFFLLIAIMVFLHLEVAFGAFIAGIFINTFFEHKKELPEKLSSFGFGFLVPVFFIYIGSTFKLDALLSDGLITNAMLITAIMIFARILASFVFIKMLSVKEVILFGLSHSMPLTLLIAVATIAYNSHSINYFLYLSFVLASIFEVILVMLSIKIIMAFGLKNKPHHTKTKRD, from the coding sequence ATGAATGAAATAGCCATCATCGTCACCATTTCGGTGATTTTATCGATTTCTCCTTTTTTCTCCAAACTGCTCCGTATTCCCACCCCTGCCATAGAGATCATGATGGGAACGATTGGGGCATATTATGGATTTTTGAGTGACCATTATCTCTTTAAATTGATTGCCGAAGTTGGCTTCTTTTATCTCATGTTTATGGCGGGAATGGAGGTCGATTTACGACTCTTTAATAACAAAAAAGCCCCCATCATGAGAGAAGGGTTTTTGTATTTAGTGCTGCTTTATGCTGTTTCATTTTTGGGTATCTTATACTTTGACTTAGACAAAATCCTCATCATTTTATTGCCGATGATTTCAGTGGGACTGATATTGGCATTGCACAAAGACTATGGCAAAGATGCGCGTTGGCTCAATCTCTCTATGGTAGTCGGTACGATGGGCGAGCTCACGAGTATTGCTCTTTTGACATTTGCCGGAGCGGCATTAGAATATGGTATTGGTATCGAACTTTACAAAACGATTTTATATCTCGTACTCTTTTTGCTGGGTATCTTTTTACTCTTCAAATGTCTACGCATCGTTTTTTGGTGGTATCCGGAGCTTAAAACCTTTTTGATGCCGCATTTTGACAAAGAAGAAAAAGACATCCGACTCTCGATGGCCATCTTCTTTTTATTGATTGCGATTATGGTCTTTTTACATCTTGAAGTAGCATTTGGTGCCTTTATCGCCGGTATCTTTATCAATACCTTTTTTGAGCACAAAAAAGAGTTGCCTGAGAAACTCTCCTCTTTTGGATTTGGTTTTTTGGTGCCGGTCTTTTTCATCTACATCGGTTCGACATTTAAGCTAGATGCCCTGCTCTCAGATGGTCTCATCACCAATGCTATGTTGATTACCGCCATCATGATATTCGCCCGTATCCTCGCCTCTTTTGTATTTATCAAGATGCTTAGCGTCAAAGAAGTCATCCTTTTTGGGCTCTCCCATTCGATGCCATTGACCCTTTTAATCGCCGTAGCAACCATTGCATATAATTCTCACAGTATTAACTATTTTCTATATTTATCCTTCGTACTTGCGAGTATCTTCGAAGTGATTTTGGTGATGCTTAGTATCAAAATCATCATGGCTTTTGGCCTAAAAAACAAGCCACACCATACGAAGACAAAAAGAGACTAA
- a CDS encoding citrate synthase, with product MANNTVTIIDNRTGKKFDFPILLPTIGQSVVDISDFYKDTGMFTFDRGFTSTASCRSRITYIDGAKGKLMYRGYDISYLANKKTYLDAAYLLLHKDLPTKQQYDAFSYELKKRSFIHEGMKKLFDAFPDNAHPMAILSSAVAALSTFYFDSLDMDTPEEVIEMAHRIIAKIPTIAAFSYRYSNGLPVIYPDLDKGFTENFLYMLRGYPHHHVELSPIEVEALDTIFTLHADHEQNASTTAVRVVASTHAHPYAAISAGIGALWGRAHGGANESVIRQLEMIGTIDNVEKFIKKAKDKNDPFRLMGFGHRVYKNFDPRAKILKKLRDQLVDELDIDSELIAVANKIEQIALSDEYFVSRNLYPNIDFYSGLILEALKIPKEMFAVIFVIGRTPGWIAQWIELKEQPDMKIARPRQLYLGPNERTPE from the coding sequence ATGGCAAACAATACGGTTACTATCATAGACAATAGAACGGGTAAAAAATTTGATTTCCCAATTTTGTTACCGACTATTGGTCAGAGCGTTGTGGATATATCTGATTTTTACAAAGATACGGGGATGTTTACATTTGACCGCGGCTTTACCTCGACGGCAAGTTGTAGATCACGCATTACGTATATTGACGGGGCAAAAGGTAAGTTGATGTACCGAGGCTATGATATTTCCTATCTTGCCAATAAAAAAACGTATTTGGATGCAGCGTATCTATTGTTACACAAAGACCTTCCGACAAAACAACAATATGATGCCTTCAGCTATGAACTTAAAAAAAGATCCTTTATTCACGAGGGTATGAAAAAATTGTTTGACGCCTTTCCAGATAATGCTCATCCTATGGCAATACTCTCTTCTGCTGTGGCGGCATTATCGACATTTTATTTTGATTCTCTCGATATGGATACACCAGAAGAAGTCATCGAAATGGCGCATCGAATTATCGCAAAAATTCCAACTATCGCGGCATTTTCATATCGATACTCCAATGGCTTACCGGTTATTTATCCAGACCTTGACAAAGGATTTACGGAAAATTTCCTCTACATGCTCCGTGGATATCCACATCATCATGTCGAACTGAGCCCGATTGAAGTCGAAGCACTGGATACTATTTTTACCCTACATGCCGATCATGAACAAAATGCTTCAACCACAGCGGTCCGTGTGGTTGCCTCGACACATGCTCACCCTTATGCCGCGATTTCTGCGGGTATCGGCGCGCTTTGGGGACGCGCACATGGTGGAGCCAATGAATCGGTTATCCGACAACTTGAGATGATTGGTACGATTGATAATGTAGAGAAGTTTATCAAAAAAGCAAAAGACAAAAATGACCCATTTAGATTGATGGGCTTTGGTCACAGAGTGTATAAAAACTTTGATCCAAGAGCAAAAATACTCAAAAAACTCAGAGACCAATTGGTCGATGAGCTGGATATCGATTCAGAATTGATTGCCGTAGCCAATAAAATAGAACAAATTGCGCTCAGTGATGAATACTTTGTATCAAGAAATTTATATCCGAATATAGATTTTTATTCCGGGCTTATTTTAGAAGCGCTCAAAATACCAAAAGAGATGTTTGCGGTTATTTTCGTCATCGGAAGAACGCCAGGATGGATTGCGCAATGGATTGAACTCAAAGAACAACCAGATATGAAAATTGCACGACCACGACAACTCTATCTTGGACCAAACGAAAGAACGCCAGAATAG
- a CDS encoding AMIN domain-containing protein has product MRKLAFILCLSLACVARDNPFQAVENIDQATHQKSTNESFKEATMTLPDSARIMKSVAISYQNLDGSIATKTVTVDKSIDWHDTFKLGIAGNISSYHEVAAPPDAAPEHNMTKIDKPAPIVAHSQHYKFKDFIQFKIMGKALIVMTKDKLIRNFLVSKPYKVVLDFRRDARFLTKTFKTDTTPFVSIVLGNHDRYYRVAITLDGQYGYTLNKEQKGEYRITLK; this is encoded by the coding sequence ATGCGAAAATTAGCTTTTATTTTATGTTTGTCATTGGCGTGTGTTGCAAGGGACAATCCCTTTCAAGCGGTTGAAAATATAGACCAGGCAACACATCAAAAAAGTACCAATGAGAGCTTTAAAGAAGCGACGATGACGCTACCTGATAGTGCACGGATTATGAAAAGCGTCGCCATCTCTTATCAAAATCTTGATGGGTCCATTGCGACAAAAACCGTAACCGTCGATAAAAGTATTGATTGGCATGATACCTTCAAGCTGGGGATAGCAGGGAACATCTCTTCTTATCATGAAGTGGCTGCGCCACCTGATGCAGCCCCTGAGCACAATATGACAAAAATAGATAAGCCTGCTCCTATTGTAGCGCACTCGCAACATTATAAATTTAAAGATTTTATCCAATTTAAAATCATGGGCAAAGCGTTGATTGTTATGACAAAAGACAAGCTGATTCGCAATTTTTTAGTCAGTAAACCGTATAAAGTAGTGTTGGATTTCAGAAGAGATGCGCGTTTTCTTACGAAGACATTCAAAACAGATACTACTCCGTTTGTCTCAATTGTTTTAGGTAATCATGATCGGTATTATCGTGTGGCAATTACACTCGATGGGCAGTATGGTTATACCCTAAATAAAGAGCAAAAGGGTGAATATCGCATCACCCTTAAATAA
- a CDS encoding septum formation initiator, with protein MSTIVNELDNGAKKKFDTRFYSKVVLLLLAVIVFGVYVGNVLFGKSSLEVLLGLQESRDTLKANVRAIKAENALLQKDYFELKQLEPTN; from the coding sequence ATGAGCACGATTGTAAATGAACTCGATAACGGCGCAAAGAAGAAGTTTGATACGCGTTTTTATTCAAAAGTGGTATTGCTGCTACTGGCCGTTATCGTCTTTGGTGTTTATGTTGGAAATGTGCTGTTTGGAAAAAGTTCGCTCGAAGTGTTGCTCGGGTTGCAAGAGAGTCGTGATACTCTCAAAGCGAATGTACGAGCGATTAAAGCAGAAAATGCACTGTTGCAAAAAGATTATTTTGAACTCAAACAACTCGAACCGACCAATTAG
- the eno gene encoding phosphopyruvate hydratase, with amino-acid sequence MIYINEVFADEVLDSRGNPTVRATVILSDGISASAVVPSGASTGKREALELRDGGERYMGKGVLKAIENVNVEIADELIGLDPFDQADIDNVMKRLDGTQNYGRLGANAVLGVSMAVARACANSLGMPLYRYLGGVNALTLPTPMFNIINGGSHADNNVDFQEYMVMPLHFDSFEEALRSCSEVYHHLKKIIASMGESTALGDEGGFAPNLKSNEEPLKLIMQAIEAAGYKPGSDIAIALDTASSEFVCDGGYRLESEKRTLNSAELVDYYVDLCEKYPIVSIEDGLSEDDWEGWKIMTDKLGGKIQLVGDDLFVTNKKILNEGIEKGIANSILIKLNQIGTVSETMQTIRLAQRNDYTCIVSHRSGESEDAFIADFAVAMNAGQIKTGSTARGERTAKYNRLLEIERELGYGEYLGEKLFS; translated from the coding sequence ATGATCTACATAAACGAAGTATTCGCCGACGAAGTTTTGGATAGCAGAGGAAATCCTACAGTGAGAGCAACCGTAATCTTAAGTGATGGTATTTCTGCGAGTGCCGTCGTGCCAAGTGGTGCGAGTACCGGAAAGCGTGAAGCACTAGAATTGCGAGATGGTGGTGAGCGATACATGGGCAAAGGGGTGTTAAAAGCGATAGAAAATGTCAATGTTGAAATCGCAGATGAATTAATAGGCCTCGACCCGTTTGACCAAGCCGATATTGATAATGTCATGAAGCGACTTGATGGTACCCAAAATTATGGCCGACTTGGAGCAAACGCAGTTTTGGGCGTTTCGATGGCTGTCGCACGAGCATGCGCCAATAGCCTAGGCATGCCATTGTATCGCTATCTCGGTGGGGTCAATGCCCTCACACTTCCGACTCCGATGTTTAATATTATCAATGGTGGTAGCCATGCTGATAATAATGTCGATTTTCAAGAATACATGGTGATGCCACTACATTTTGACTCGTTTGAAGAAGCCCTTCGTTCTTGTTCTGAAGTCTATCATCATCTCAAAAAAATCATCGCATCGATGGGTGAGAGTACTGCTTTGGGTGATGAGGGTGGCTTTGCTCCCAACCTCAAAAGCAATGAGGAACCATTGAAATTGATTATGCAAGCCATCGAAGCGGCTGGTTATAAACCAGGTAGTGATATCGCGATTGCTCTTGATACTGCAAGTAGTGAATTTGTGTGTGATGGTGGATACCGACTCGAATCTGAAAAACGCACACTCAATAGTGCAGAATTGGTGGATTATTATGTGGACCTTTGTGAAAAGTATCCTATCGTTTCGATTGAAGATGGTTTGAGTGAAGATGATTGGGAAGGATGGAAAATCATGACCGATAAACTCGGTGGTAAAATCCAACTCGTGGGTGATGATTTGTTCGTCACCAACAAAAAAATACTCAATGAGGGGATTGAAAAAGGTATTGCAAACTCAATCCTTATCAAACTCAATCAAATCGGAACCGTTAGCGAAACGATGCAGACCATCCGCCTTGCGCAACGTAATGATTATACTTGTATCGTGAGTCACCGAAGTGGTGAGAGCGAAGATGCCTTTATCGCTGATTTTGCTGTGGCCATGAATGCGGGACAAATCAAAACAGGTTCTACGGCAAGAGGCGAACGTACGGCAAAATACAACCGACTTTTAGAGATTGAGCGTGAACTTGGATATGGTGAATATTTAGGAGAAAAACTCTTTAGTTAG